The DNA segment TTTAGGTGAAGCTGGGGAGTCGTCAGTCGACTGCAGCTGAGTTGTTGTCGTCTCATTGTTGTGAGACATCCTCCGGAGGAACTGAGCTTTCACTGTCTTCTTGTTCATTCAGAGGAGCCTCCTGGtgattaataatgaaaaacaccAAGAGAGTTAGATTTCCCTCATCAATTTAACAACAGGTTTCAATTCAAAGCGAGGATCACTGATTGGTTTACCGTCAGAGGTTTATAGATTCCCATCTGAAAACGACAGCAGACGACGTCGACCAGGAAGCCGATCATACTGTGGAGCATACCTGCGAGAGACAGAGACCCAGTTCACAGACACTGACGTTCATGAGCTCAGATGAGGTGAAAACAGGTTGGAGTTCTCTGTGGTTTTTATATAGAAGACGATGTTGAGCCTGCATCTGACAGAAATCCATAAATAATACATGCAGCAGGATTTATGGCTTTTTCCAGGCTGCTTTACTCTGTTTATGTAAGACTGAATGTCTGCTCTCATTAACTGAACTCTTCTTCTACAGTGACTCCATCACCACATGAGGAACAATGGTTACATGTGCTGCCTCTGTTTTCAGTTCACACAAGTATAAAAAGTAATTTGTTAGCTCCATGTGGGactgtttgtgagtgtgttcctatattttcactttgctggatctttgtctttctgtaaGTTTCTGTGAGTGGATTTTCATATTGTAGATGAATTTATCAATTTCAAGCCAATGGCTGCTCAGAATATGGGAAAGTGTTTAAGCAGCattgtaaaactaaaaccatcaggcattttagcttcattataataataataattccctTCCATTCTAAATGCATCTGAAAACgcacatcacatgaccattcacatacactgggcatgtgtgccaatgtaaacaggaagcagattctCCTCCCTGCAGTCGATTGTTTAGATTTGTTTCTGCCCGTCCATACTACAACACAACATCTCAAACTGAAACTAGCAATAACAACAGCAGATATAAATGTAGCAACAGGGacgtgttttaaaactaaaacatataCGTGTGGCTGTTGCCTAAAGGTACAAGCACAATCATCATAAAGCTCCAGTTTAGTCTGGTAAATATGCATCTGGTACTTGATGAAACATTATAGCATATAAAACAGTTTATCTACCTGTGGTGGAGAAAATTCCTCCAACGATGCCACAGAGTCTGACGAGGAACTGCCAGAAAGGCATGTGCTGCTCGGTGACTCTCACCATCAGAGAACTGATATCATATTTCATAAAGATCCCTGAGACTCCATGGCTGCCTGCAGCATGGTTTATCGCTCGCTCCTgcagaggaacacaaacacatattaacGCACTGATAGATAgtacacaacacaaatacacaaatatgagCAGAATTCAAACCTACCCGCTCTGTGACTGAGTACTGATGCGTCTCAGCAGAAATCTGGTACGTGTTCAGCTTGGTTGGCACGATGGTGATGAAGTACTGAAACATGTGGTTAGCTACGGAGAATTATCACAGCACCGTCAATAAAAAagcataaatgaaaaaaagaattgatttgtgtttgatgCCACAGACGTACGCTCAGCAGAGATTTTCTCTGTGCCGTCCAGCGGGCTGATTATCCCAGGAATCGCTTCTCCAAAGGAGAGGTGGTCGATCCGGTGAGAGAAGTTATAAGCTGCAGCACAATGACGAGTCAGAACCGTTATCTTCAACATTTAATGTGTCACAGcacattttgttaaaaataaaaaactcacaGTCATGGCTGACGAGAGCAGCTAGATGAGCGTGACCTCTGGGATGAGGGATGGACCTGTGGAGGAgtagaaatattatttttagaaTAAAGATCCAAATGACACCGATAAAACATGTTCAGGTTTAATTCTCATCTTCTGAGTAAATGCAACATATCTAATCACCACTAGATTATTAACCCATCATTATGAGCGTGTTCATCACCAGACAGACACTTACTTGCCAACAGTGATGTGGAAGTTTCCTGCCACTTTGTTAACATACATATGTCCATGTATCCTGCAGGCGGTGAGGGAAGTGGGGCTGTCGTCACTGTGGGGAAAAGGAGAAACACAATGATGAgggaattatttattaaaactatAAGGGAGGTTGAACACTTCcttatcattttaataatattttccaactttaaaaaggaaaagagaataTTTTAGGAGCTTGTACCTTTGATCAGGAGCCGGAGGATCTCCTTTTAAGGCAGCCTTGAAGATGACGTCCTGAAGAGCGTGCTCGACTCTCAGACGCTCCTGGATGTGCAGAAGAGTCCTGACGGAGACAGAAAGTTAGAGCTCACTTCGAATGAGAGGAAAGTCAAATGGTGAATCAGCATTTCAAATTCTAAATCAGTACAAATCAGGTGAAACCATACGGTACCAATGACTTTACTACTTTATATAGGTGGCAAATATATTTGGTGTGCTTTAGATTTACTGCTGCCACTTAATAAGAGCTGTAACAATGAAttaacaataaatcaataattaacAGATTAATTGAACATTACAGTAATTTTCTAAATAAGATGCAAAACACTCTGTGGCTCCAGCTTCTCAAAAAACAACTTGTAGaatttttctatgttttataGACAAAACTATAAGCAAGTAATCAATACAATAGTTGGCAAATTAATTGATGATTAGTTGCGGCTCTACTTCTATTGAGTGAGGCAGCAAACACTTGATTATCTGCCACTAAAAGACAACTGCTTgctgaatgtaaataaaaggaAGTGTCCAGGATATTATAGGTACAACAAGTTTGATTCTTACATGTGCCACAATCTCTGATGTGGAGACAGTTCAAAGTTTACctagaaaggaaaaagaaattgTGAGACAAGTATAAAGAAGCTTTAAGAATTGaatacaaattattaaataGAGTCGTAATGGAGTTTAACACTTTTTCTCCTCGTCTTTATTGTTGAGTGAAGTAAATGTAGGAGCTCGAACTCACTGGTTCATATTTTAAACCATCAGATGCGACCATGGTTTCTGCCAGATCCAGGACATCTGCACCAATATCTAAACACaagcattaaaaacacatcatcatACTTTCTCTTCTAAACTAAGTGACAATGAAACCGAAGATGTTTGTACTTACATTGACATCTCATAGCAACTGTGATGTCTACATTGATCCTGAGTTTACTGTAAATGAAGAGCAGATGCAAAAgtgtccatttaccatttatcaTGAACACCAAGTTAAATCTAACAGAGATGAACAGTCCTGCAAGGATCATTTTGCAGGATGTCGTCTGTACTGCTGGTGAACTGTACTGCACTAAACACCCATACCCattcaaatcattttatattaatttcataataaaataaaacaacaataataataataacaataataacaacgagtgtgtgtctcacctgctgtaGTCTTTGTCCACCTCGTACTCGTATCTCATCCACGTCCTCGTGTACACAAAGAACTCCAGGATGGCGAGAACAGCCATGAGGGTGAAGGCGATCAGAGACACTGCggaggggacacacacacacacaggggacatTACACTCAGTCCATGGACACTACAGCTGTGTCTGTTGTGCGTCTGTggtctgttgtgttttattttctggttGTCTATTGTGGTGTCTGTCATCTGCTGTGTATCTGCCATCTGTTGTGGTgaatctgttgtgtgtctgtgggttgtTATGTTGTCTGTCgtgtgtttgtcatgtgtctgagttgtgtgtctgttgtgtctgtgtagtGTGCCTGTTGTGTGTCCGTGGTCTGTTGTGGTgtatctgttgtgtgtctgttggggTGTATCTGCTTTGTGTCTGTAGTATGTCTGCAGTGTGTCTGGGTTGTGTAGTGTGTCAGTAGTGTGTCTGTTGTGGTGGGTCAGTGTAGTGTCTGTTTTGTGTCCCTGCTGTGGTGTCTGTGGTCTGTTGTGGTGTCTCTGTGATGTATCTGTAGTGTGTCTGtagtgtctgtgttgtgtcgGTACCTGTCCCGCCGCTGGCTGTGGACTCCACGTAGCTCTCCGGGACTTTGGGGAACGCGTCCAGCTCTTTGACCAGAGTCAGAGTTTTCTTCTTCGTGAGTCTCCTCATGTCGCAGCTTGAGCTCAACGATCCTCTGAGACTCTGGTTGTTCGGGACGAGCTGAGATCAATAAAGTTCAGTTTGAACGTTTGACCATGACAACAACCGAGCTAACCGTTAGCACCAGCTAGCTTAGCAGGCTAGAACATGGCGGAGGTTAAATGAAACATGGCTGTATTGTTTGTTAAAGGGTTAATTATCCATGttgactttatatttacagtctatgagaTCAGGAGAAAACACCGAACCTGGAGTATCCGGTCATGTGACGTTGGAGGTCACTGTGACGTTTGACCTCGTTGTCTGGAAAAACTGCTCCCATCCGGACTTAGCGCCCTCTGGTGGTTGTAGACGAACTGCCAACACCAATTCATGGCTTTTAACGTGATTTGTGAAACCAGGAGAAAATCTTTGTAGAGcataataacaatgatttcATGCAATTTCGGAATTTTGATGGTTTGTTTTAGATTCCAGGTTCCAGAGTTCTCTGGAGGAAGTTTCCTTTTGTAGTTTAACTTGGTAACTCGGCAGGATTATgctataaagaaataaacatttgagtTTACCTAACCAACCAGTTATTTTTGTCCTTATTACAGAGTTCTGAGTCACATCTGTGCTATTTAAGCGTCTGTATTTTACCTCAGCACCCAGACAAGTGTGGAGatcaattatatattattagggcccgagcacctccggtgggaggccctattgtatttcgaaggatttgtatttcccttttggggctttttcagggcctagacatgctcaaattgttaccaaagtttgcagggaattcaaaaccccaaaaagtaattgtattctggagtaatttgaaatgggcgtggaaaaatggctcaacagcaccatctaaggaaaagcccctcagttagctttcaccgatcttcacaaaagaTGAAGATAGgttacatggttttattctaacaagtactttttttagcttttggaacaattatggctaaaatatgatattgagaattgcatctaaattgtatttgatgtctgtaaatcaccttgtgacccttttgtgtctcattaaaggtcatacttcttctaacctgttaaaggcctcgtccagatcttcacagtcacagcagcatccgtactggtagatatcacactcgcagcagcacatgggatcatctggctccggaggctttaacttctcccatttcattatggcttcctgaagttcacagggcaacttcgttctctggagcgatgcacaaatgaactacaccattaaaacaaactattagtgcagggaacatatctatggaaatgtactgacagaatctataacacaaaaacacacacacacgatctataactttgaaaaaagcacatatatacatacatatcaacatatatataggagcaattatcgtaattatagagggtttactttacatctgaattggcagcaacatttcatctatcttactgtctataatgatataaaaccacttatcaattaaaagcaactaattagggcccgagcaccgagcggtgggaggccctattgatcgctctctccactaactgcaacaggcttcaaaatgcctgtgctcgggcctgTTAGTGCTACAACATAGCCCTAGttctaattattttctttttctttttctcagggTTATTCTCACAAGGCACGTCCAGTCATTTCTTTCTAATGAGGAACATAAATGCACACTCATCATTTCATTAGGAGCGAACCTCAACGTTTCtggtcattttaaatgtaatttctatCACTTTGCatccttgttttattttctgttggaACATTAACAGGTTCAGTTTGTAATAACAGTTGTTACATCACACCTTTTTAAACAGAAGGACAGTTTATCGAAGATATTATTCAcctgtgtaaacacatttgTCAAGCACCAGTAATTATTCTCACTTTCATCTGGCTAGATAGATATTCCACTGATTAAGTatatcacacaaaaacacaaacacattccgGTTGAAATCAGAGTGTGAACAGAAAATAtgacagaaataacaaattaaGCCTATTTTGGATTTGGATTTAGGATTTTCCTCTTAAAACCATAACTGCATCTTTAATCAGTGCCATTGAAGCAGAGTGGTCGGATCATTCACTCACACAAAGTGGTTTCCATCTCAAAGAGCAAATCTATAGTGTCCTTAAAAAGTTTTCTGTATCAGAAACACAGATAACTGTACCAGTGAACCTAGTATCCAACCTCCCTGAgatggaagaggaaacagaattTTTTTGGGCAAGAAACAGGAGATAAAACTCTGCTGAGATCATTGGATGTAACAGAGGTCCATAGAATAATAATGCTGTGACAATATTATCACCACAACAACAGTATTAACTACTTGCACACTAAGTATTATGCAGAGAAAACATTCACTTTCAAGTTACTTAAAGTGCATCTCTTCAAACAGAAATGCTTTCGAACAAATAAGGAGTGAGGGCTTTTACTCTGGTGTCAATAAGACATATGTATCCATAGTGACAAACTGTACAACTTCAAGTATTATGTGCATTATTTCAGTGCTGTGTaggcaaaaaacaaacaagcatggCAAGcatcctcagagacagttcaCAGCCACCTCGACCATCAAGGCTGTGAAGCTCTTTCCAACAAATACATCAAGTTTGACCGGAAAAATGAGCAATTATCATGAAGAccaacataaatacaacacaacctCCTGCTAAAATCGCTTGAAGCTCAACTTCAAGTGACTGAAATCCATTCAAAGTGTTCGTTCTATTCCGCAGGTACAGAGTCAGGTCCTTCGTCCTGTAAGACGGCCATCTCTGGGACGTCGGAGGTGGGCGTGTCAGGCGGCTCTTGAGAGAGATCTTCGGAGCATCTGCTCACAGTGGGTGAGATCACATCTGGACTCGTGTCACACGACTCTGTGCTCTGCTCCGAGGTGGCCGTTGTGATCATTGTGGGGACACTGGGGGGAACTGGGTCAAACTCGTCATCGTCGTCCTCCGGAATCGGTGACTCGTGGATATCTAGatatttcagacatgaaatttGGTTGAACTGAAGTGGAGGAGTGGATTGTTggtatgaaaaatgaaaatgttaactCACTGCTGAAAGCTTCTGGGTACTGCTTAGCGATCTTCCCTTTAAGTGTCCTGGGGAAGCAAAGGAGACGAATAATCAGAGAtcgtatttgtgtgtgtgtgtgtctgtgtgtgtttcccctgGTGGGGTAGCGTTTACCTGATCCGTCTGAAGACGCTGTCCAGATCTTTCTTCATCTCCACAAGTGTTCGTGTGTGGAGCAGGAAGCGCTCGTTCATCTGCTGCAGTCGCACATTTGACAGCCCGTTGAAGTTGATCAGCATTTCGTTGGTTTTCTCAAAGCGGTCGAGCCTGTTTCCGCAATTAAtcagcaaaacaacaagaatCTTCAGGGGCCAGTTTGCAATGAGGAAGGGACACGGCAGCATCACTGTCATATACAGTGtgaggccctgttcagacctggtgatACCGTCCATCCGGAGCGATCCAATCACAAATtatcacaaagaaaataatcatcTGGCAAAGAGCCAATCGTGTTCTTTTTGACCAAGTCTGAGTTTACAAATGTTTctgatggctgtgtgtgtgtgtgtgtgtgtgtgtgtgtgtgtgtgtgtgtgtgtgtgtgtgtgtgtgtctcagtacTAGTGAGTAAGTTAGTAAGGATTTGTGTTCACATAGCGGTGATCAGACCTAACGAAGCACTGAAGATGCGATTGGGTGCATTCAGATCTGTACAtagagctgaccacttgtgactGGATccctcaggatggatgttaataccaggtctgaacgagGTCTAACCAGCACATGTTATATGCAGTGATAAGAGGAAGCAGGAGTGACACGTGATGCTCATCAGATGACACCAAcactcacatgtgtctctgagccTGGATGATGGCGTTGACGTCCTCGGAGTTGACCATGCTCAGCATCCTGCCGCAGAACACACCGGAGGCTGTGGGCTCCTCCATGATGACGATCCAGAGGAAAAACCTGGGAATACAAACCTGAAGTCAGACATGTGAGAGTGGTATTAACACCATGAGAGGACTGAATGAAACCACGTGTGCAGCGTCATTAGAAGCTGAAGTCAGTGCTGATGTCAGTGCTGGTGTCTGCATTAAGTAACTGTAGTTTTAAACAGACACGTTATTAAACTTCACATCTTCTCCAGGGACTCGGATATTTTCATTACAGCAGCTTGAACCGATGAGTCACTTCATTAAAAGCCGGGACGACTGATAGATAACATGGATATAATCCCTGTTAGCTTCCGAGCTAAAATAACGAGCAGAGCAACAGTCATGTTACCTTCTTCCTCTGGTTAGCGAccgtttcctctctctgtgattaTTATAAATCTACATCTGCAGAAAACAGCTGACAGCTGacgagaaacaacaacaaagcacaTCCGCGTTTCTGCACTTCCGGTCACAGGACCAACGTTTCCggggcttttttctttttttctttccttttcttttctttatttaaaactgCGCAAATTACAAATGCgcattttaacaatatttaattCGTTGTTATCGACAATAACAACGATACGGTGGTCACTTCCCACCGAAAGATACAAACTGTGTTCTTgttaaacatataaaacattagAATTTCAAATTGCATTAAATATTATACAAAGTAAtagaaatttgtattttctttattccagAATATCTATTCATTATAGACAACTAGACGTATAGTTCAAATGtagataatatttttttaatttaggaCCTGAATATAGgtcaaaataatataaactaTGTATAATTGTCCAAATATAGATATTTAGAGAGAACTACGTAAATCTAATcacaaataatatttgaaatgtgCTACATTCATGAATAGGTAACATCCAAAAAACAGTGTTAAAGCATCCCAGTGTTAAAGCACCCCGCcgaaaaaacatttgttcttATTTCATCAGCCCATAAAGTTTTAGAATAGTACAGTAATATTCATTGTATGTATTTTGACTGGACTACATGGATAATAGACTAATGATGCTATTATAATGCTTCATACATTATGAGCTCATGGACTTGCTGTGAATTTCCATATTGATTGATGggtttttatcatttgtttaaaacatgGGTGACAGTTTTGCACTTGATCCTTCAAgtctttttcaaatgttaaatgtttaaattttgAATCCAAGACTGAAACCTAAGAGGTTGTACAGATCAAACCAAACCTCCAGCACTTTTTTATGAACACATTCACtttcatgaaaatgaaaaataacactaCCTTGAAAGTTCAAGCCGTATTTCTCTGTTTAAATTTAAAGCAAAGGGATTATGGGGAATAATTACCCTAAAATAAAGTGAGTACTGTGCAAGGTACATGTGAACATAATCCTCACAAAAGCTTTTATATGGAATATCTTCTCTGAAATGTTGTAAATTTACTTTAACTTTGTTACATAACCTTATATCAGACATTAATACTCACATACTGAAAGTAGATGTTCTCAAAAGAAGTAAATCATTCCAATCATGAATTTATGGATGATTGGATC comes from the Hippoglossus stenolepis isolate QCI-W04-F060 chromosome 5, HSTE1.2, whole genome shotgun sequence genome and includes:
- the LOC118109945 gene encoding endoplasmic reticulum-Golgi intermediate compartment protein 2, whose protein sequence is MRRLTKKKTLTLVKELDAFPKVPESYVESTASGGTVSLIAFTLMAVLAILEFFVYTRTWMRYEYEVDKDYSSKLRINVDITVAMRCQYIGADVLDLAETMVASDGLKYEPVNFELSPHQRLWHMTLLHIQERLRVEHALQDVIFKAALKGDPPAPDQSDDSPTSLTACRIHGHMYVNKVAGNFHITVGKSIPHPRGHAHLAALVSHDSYNFSHRIDHLSFGEAIPGIISPLDGTEKISAEPNHMFQYFITIVPTKLNTYQISAETHQYSVTERERAINHAAGSHGVSGIFMKYDISSLMVRVTEQHMPFWQFLVRLCGIVGGIFSTTGMLHSMIGFLVDVVCCRFQMGIYKPLTEAPLNEQEDSESSVPPEDVSQQ
- the kxd1 gene encoding kxDL motif-containing protein 1, with the protein product MEEPTASGVFCGRMLSMVNSEDVNAIIQAQRHMLDRFEKTNEMLINFNGLSNVRLQQMNERFLLHTRTLVEMKKDLDSVFRRIRTLKGKIAKQYPEAFSNIHESPIPEDDDDEFDPVPPSVPTMITTATSEQSTESCDTSPDVISPTVSRCSEDLSQEPPDTPTSDVPEMAVLQDEGPDSVPAE